The DNA window GATGTGCAATATAACGAAGTGATTCTGCTGGAGGCGGAAGGCAAATCGGCCGAGGCCATCGCGCTGCTCAAGCAGATGGTCGACGCGACGACGCGCAAAACCTATCTCCCCCAGGAGAAGGGAAATCGCCTCTCGCTGCTCGAGCGCCTCGGCGTCATGCAGCGGAGCTATGAACAGTATCCCGACGCGGTGAAGTCCTTTGAAGAAGCGGCGAATTTCGCCATTGGCGATGAGCGAACGGTGAGCCGCATGCAGGCTCAGATTGTCGAAACCTACCACCAGGCAAAGGAATACGCCAAAGCCGACGCAACGGTGGAAGAGTATTTGAAAAAGAATCCGAACGACCGCACCCTGCGCGTGTTGCGTGCCAATTTGCTCGGCGAGATGGGCAAGGCGCACCAGGGAGTCGAATCGCTCACCAAGTTGCTCGATGGTAAGCAGGACCGCGAGACTTATCTCTCTATCGCCAATGTTTGGGAGAAGGGCAAGAATTACCCAGAGATGGCGAAGGCGCTTGATAGCGCTGAAAAGCTTTCGGTTGCACCGGAAGAAAAAGAAGCAGTGTACTTCCTGCGCGGCGCAATGTATGAAAAGCAGAAGAACCACGATGCGGCAGAGGCGGAGTTCCAGAAGATTCTAAAATCGGACCCCACCAATGCCGGGGCGCTCAACTACCTGGGCTACATGCTGGTGGATCGCAATGTCCGGGTGGCCGAGGGGTTTGCCATGATCCAGAAGGCGCTCGATCAGGACCCGCAAAATGGTGCTTATCTCGATAGCATTGGCTGGGCCTACTATCGGCTGGACAAGCTGGATGATGCGTTGAAGTATCTGCAACTGGCCGTCGAGAAAACGGGCAAGGACCCGACAGTGCATGATCACCTTGCTGATGTCTATTTCAAGCAGGGAAAGATCAAAGAAGCGGTCGCCGCCTGGGAGCGCAGTGTGTCGGAATGGGCGATTGTGGCCCCGAGCGAAAAAGACGAAAAGGAAATCGCGAAGGTCCAGAAGAAGCTTGATAATGCCAAGGTCCGCTTAGCGAAAGAGGGAGGCTCTTCCGCCGCCCGCAAGCCAAAGCAGTAGGGAACGGGAACTCGTGAAACATATCCTCTTTGTCATGACACTTTGCGCTGCCGGTCTGAGCGCAGCGGAATTGAAGCTCGGCAAACCGCTCACCACAAAAGAGCCGGTTTCCGTGGAGAGAATCTACGCCGAACCCGACAAGTACGTGGGGAAAACCGTTGCCGTTAAGGGCAAGATTGTCGAAGTCTGCCAGATGATGGGCTGCTGGATGAATCTGGTGGACAGCGCGAGCGGAAAGATGATTCGCATCAAGGTCAACGATGGCGAAATCGAGTTTCCAAAGAACGGAGCAGGCAAGCAGGCGATTGCGGAAGGTACGCTCACCAAGATCGAGTTGAGCAAAGAGCGTGCGATTGCCGAGGCGAAGCATGAAGCAGATGAGATGGGCCGTAGTTTTGACCCCAAGTCGGTGAAAGGGCCAGTCACTCGTTATCAAATTAAAGGGATTGGTGCAGTTGTACTCGACTAACCGCCTGTCTGTTGTATACTGAAAGAGTTCGTTTCGAGTGGGCCTGTGGCGCAGTTGGGAGCGCGCTTCCATGGCATGGAAGAGGTCAAGGGTTCGAATCCCTTCAGGTCCACCAAATCTTTTCCTTCCTTCTTTTCCTTTCTGTAAATATTCCGTCTTTCCCACTTCCATCTATATAATTGGGGCATGAAGCTCCTGGTTGTACTCGCTTTTGGCTCGCTTTCGTTGGCTCAACAGCCAGTCAGCTTTAATCGCGACATCCGCCCCATCATGGCCGACACCTGCTTTCGCTGCCATGGCCCCGACAAGTCTTCCCGCATGGCTGGGCTGCGTCTGGACCTGCGCGAAG is part of the Bryobacter aggregatus MPL3 genome and encodes:
- a CDS encoding tetratricopeptide repeat protein encodes the protein MNPAIEYYKAAIKADPKAGFMSTELSDLYVQAGLGNRAVTESEAALKANPNDLGARRILGRIYARLIGDPQANRIREDMVRKALEQYGKVTEQDPTDVDSWVMLGRLNKVVNDNAQSEKAYKKVLELDPDNEDALTGMAMVAAEQGDVSGAAAMLEKANAKSPNPRGLSQLAETYEQMKDYKSAAKAWQKALDASGGNPEVKRQLANNLLLSDQLDEAIRVYEELVEDEPKDIGSILRLSQIYRQKRNFEKARFYAKKASDLDGTNLDVQYNEVILLEAEGKSAEAIALLKQMVDATTRKTYLPQEKGNRLSLLERLGVMQRSYEQYPDAVKSFEEAANFAIGDERTVSRMQAQIVETYHQAKEYAKADATVEEYLKKNPNDRTLRVLRANLLGEMGKAHQGVESLTKLLDGKQDRETYLSIANVWEKGKNYPEMAKALDSAEKLSVAPEEKEAVYFLRGAMYEKQKNHDAAEAEFQKILKSDPTNAGALNYLGYMLVDRNVRVAEGFAMIQKALDQDPQNGAYLDSIGWAYYRLDKLDDALKYLQLAVEKTGKDPTVHDHLADVYFKQGKIKEAVAAWERSVSEWAIVAPSEKDEKEIAKVQKKLDNAKVRLAKEGGSSAARKPKQ
- a CDS encoding DUF4920 domain-containing protein, with amino-acid sequence MKHILFVMTLCAAGLSAAELKLGKPLTTKEPVSVERIYAEPDKYVGKTVAVKGKIVEVCQMMGCWMNLVDSASGKMIRIKVNDGEIEFPKNGAGKQAIAEGTLTKIELSKERAIAEAKHEADEMGRSFDPKSVKGPVTRYQIKGIGAVVLD